Proteins encoded together in one Chelonoidis abingdonii isolate Lonesome George chromosome 1, CheloAbing_2.0, whole genome shotgun sequence window:
- the AMIGO2 gene encoding amphoterin-induced protein 2 produces MSLSCQTISTRLGVLKLNGRGLLCFLVFTMSVCGSASGLCPTACICASDIVSCTNKNLSRVPGTLFKFIKRLDLSYNRIAFLEPEWVPVLFDKLNTLIINHNSISSIITGSFSTTPNLKYLDLSSNNLKTLGSPLFQELRVLEVLLLYNNQITQIDSAAFGGLYKLQKLYLCCNSLSHFPLDLYIGKHKLTELVLLDISYNHIQSVPIQHVSLVPAKQLSGIYLHGNPFYCDCTLYSMLIYWYHRHFNSVVDFKNEYACVLRSDPKGSNKLTLLHDNFLNCSESTINVSFHAFGFIHEAQVGERLIVHCDSRISDAGTYFIWVSPDNRLLEPDKDTENFKVFHNGSLEIMDPQLEDSGLYSCIAINKRRLLNETIEVRINVSNFTVNRSHAHEAFNTAFTTLAACVASIILVLLYLYLTPCPCQCKTRRRKRKLPQTSAHSSVLNSTPSQGPPADEKKSSSGKRVVFLEPVKEPKHGQNGKVRLFPKETVIAESILKTTRAKSDSDSVNSVFSDTPFMPSS; encoded by the coding sequence ATGTCTTTAAGCTGCCAGACAATTTCTACTCGACTTGGTGTTCTTAAACTGAACGGCAGAGGACTGCTATGCTTTTTGGTCTTTACAATGAGTGTATGTGGCAGTGCCTCTGGCTTGTGTCCTACAGCCTGCATCTGTGCTAGTGACATTGTAAGCTGCACCAATAAGAACCTCTCTAGGGTACCAGGAACTCTCTTCAAATTCATAAAAAGACTGGATTTGAGTTATAACAGAATTGCATTTTTGGAACCTGAATGGGTCCCGGTGCTTTTTGACAAACTGAATACTTTAATAATCAATCATAATAGTATTAGCAGTATTATCACTGGAAGCTTTTCCACAACTCCAAATTTAAAGTACCTAGACTTGTCATCCAACAACCTGAAGACACTGGGAAGCCCTTTATTTCAAGAGCTGAGAGTACTGGAAGTTCTCTTGCTTTACAACAATCAGATAACACAGATTGATTCTGCTGCCTTTGGAGGATTATACAAATTGCAGAAACTGTACTTGTGTTGTAACTCACTGTCACACTTTCCACTGGACTTGTATATTGGAAAACACAAACTTACAGAACTTGTATTATTAGACATTTCCTATAACCACATCCAGTCAGTACCCATTCAACACGTAAGTTTAGTACCGGCCAAACAACTCAGTGGAATTTATCTTCATGGTAACCCATTTTACTGTGACTGTACTCTATACTCCATGCTAATTTATTGGTATCACAGACACTTCAACTCAGTTGTGGATTTCAAAAATGAGTATGCCTGTGTATTACGATCTGATCCCAAAGGTTCCAATAAACTGACTTTATTGCACGACAACTTTCTGAATTGCTCCGAAAGCACCATCAATGTGTCATTCCATGCCTTTGGGTTTATTCATGAGGCCCAAGTTGGCGAAAGGCTGATTGTACACTGTGACAGCAGAATTAGTGATGCAGGCACATATTTCATCTGGGTTAGCCCGGACAATAGATTACTGGAGCCAGATAAGGACACTGAAAATTTTAAGGTGTTTCACAATGGGAGTCTAGAGATAATGGATCCCCAGCTGGAGGATTCTGGACTGTATTCATGCATTGCAATAAATAAAAGAAGACTGTTAAATGAAACCATAGAGGTTAGAATTAATGTAAGCAATTTCACAGTGAACAGATCCCATGCTCATGAAGCATTTAACACTGCTTTCACCACCCTTGCTGCCTGTGTAGCCAGTATTATTTTGGTACTGCTTTATCTCTATCTGACCCCATGTCCTTGTCAGTGTaagacaagaagaagaaaaaggaagctgCCCCAAACCAGTGCCCATTCATCCGTCCTAAACTCCACTCCATCTCAGGGTCCTCCAGCTGATGAGAAGAAATCCAGTAGTGGTAAGAGAGTGGTGTTCCTTGAGCCTGTGAAGGAGCCAAAACATGGGCAGAATGGGAAAGTGAGACTGTTTCCCAAAGAAACTGTCATAGCGGAGAGCATCTTGAAAACAACCCGAGCAAAATCTGACTCTGATTCTGTCAACTCTGTGTTCTCGGATACACCTTTCATGCCATCATCTTAG